The following are encoded together in the Chlamydiota bacterium genome:
- the pheS gene encoding Phenylalanine--tRNA ligase alpha subunit, producing the protein MDLEIKELKQSFSHALKKAKTLKDFTDLKVKFFGKKGPIQALFLILKDIPQDKRPLVGKELNDLRSLLQEKLDVKLQDLEVKEALKQINQEKLDVTLPSRKKIIGNMHPISKFLDQVLDVFQSMGFSVQIGPDIESDFYNFEALNFAPDHPARDMQDTFYINDEYLLRTHTSNAQVRFMQTHTPPFKICVPGKAYRNEDISVRSHVLFHQIEAFYVDTHVSFQDLLATLNVFFEKLFGDVKVRFRPSYFPFVEPGLEADISCLICNQKGCRICKQTGWLEILGAGLIHPKVLENSGIDSEKYSGYAWGMGVERLLMILNGIQDIRLFLENDMQFLSQFA; encoded by the coding sequence ATGGATCTTGAAATTAAAGAACTCAAACAGTCTTTTTCCCACGCGCTAAAAAAAGCTAAAACACTAAAAGACTTTACAGATTTGAAAGTCAAATTCTTTGGTAAAAAAGGGCCCATTCAGGCCCTTTTTTTAATTCTAAAGGATATCCCACAAGACAAAAGACCTCTTGTTGGCAAAGAGCTCAACGATTTAAGGTCCCTTTTACAAGAAAAGCTGGATGTGAAACTCCAGGATCTAGAAGTTAAAGAAGCACTCAAGCAGATAAACCAAGAAAAGCTGGATGTGACGCTGCCATCGCGTAAAAAAATCATTGGAAACATGCATCCAATCAGCAAGTTTTTAGATCAAGTGCTCGACGTGTTTCAATCAATGGGTTTTTCTGTGCAAATTGGACCGGATATTGAGTCAGATTTTTACAATTTTGAGGCCTTGAACTTTGCGCCAGATCATCCCGCGCGTGATATGCAAGACACTTTTTACATTAATGATGAGTATCTTTTAAGAACACATACATCCAATGCGCAAGTGCGTTTTATGCAAACCCACACACCGCCATTCAAAATTTGTGTGCCAGGGAAGGCGTATCGCAATGAAGATATTTCTGTACGCTCACACGTATTGTTCCACCAAATCGAAGCTTTTTATGTCGATACTCATGTGAGTTTTCAAGATCTTTTGGCAACACTCAATGTCTTTTTTGAAAAATTATTTGGAGATGTTAAAGTTCGCTTTCGTCCCAGCTATTTCCCTTTCGTAGAGCCTGGACTCGAAGCTGATATCAGCTGTTTGATTTGCAACCAAAAAGGGTGTCGTATTTGCAAGCAGACAGGCTGGTTAGAAATTTTGGGAGCAGGACTGATCCATCCCAAAGTACTAGAAAATTCTGGCATCGATTCTGAAAAGTATTCCGGCTATGCCTGGGGCATGGGTGTCGAGCGCCTACTCATGATTCTAAATGGCATCCAAGATATCCGCCTCTTTTTAGAAAACGACATGCAATTTTTATCCCAATTTGCTTAA
- the rplT gene encoding 50S ribosomal protein L20, protein MVRVTNAVSSRRRRKRLRKLAKGFFGDRRDHLRLTKDAVMKALHYNTHHRKLKKRDFRTLWIERINVAARINGLSYSKFIYGLKNLENGLNRKMLAEMALNDPKGFAVIAEDAKKALK, encoded by the coding sequence ATGGTAAGAGTAACCAATGCTGTGAGCTCTAGAAGACGCAGAAAAAGGCTAAGGAAATTGGCAAAAGGATTTTTTGGGGACCGTCGCGATCATTTACGTTTGACAAAAGATGCTGTGATGAAAGCTCTTCATTACAACACACATCATAGAAAGCTGAAAAAAAGAGATTTTCGCACGCTTTGGATTGAACGTATCAATGTGGCTGCAAGAATCAATGGATTATCCTATAGCAAATTCATATATGGTTTAAAGAATTTAGAGAATGGATTGAATCGTAAAATGCTTGCTGAAATGGCTTTAAACGATCCTAAAGGTTTTGCGGTTATTGCAGAAGATGCAAAAAAAGCACTAAAATAG
- the rpmI gene encoding 50S ribosomal protein L35, whose protein sequence is MAVKMKTNKSVASRFKVTKRKKLIGQKANKRHLLTKKSANRKRRLGKPQKLEGAIAKKYKKLMNAL, encoded by the coding sequence GTGGCTGTTAAAATGAAAACCAACAAATCGGTAGCATCACGATTTAAGGTCACAAAAAGGAAAAAGTTAATTGGACAAAAAGCAAATAAACGTCACCTGCTGACAAAAAAAAGTGCCAATCGCAAGCGACGTTTAGGTAAACCTCAAAAATTAGAGGGTGCAATTGCTAAAAAATATAAAAAATTAATGAACGCATTATGA
- the infC gene encoding Translation initiation factor IF-3 yields the protein MRVDRRVRRERRREHRLNMEIRVPQVRVSGPDGESLGIMLTKDALRLADEKGLDLVEIAPMASPPACKIIDYGKLLYEKAKKEKESKKSQHQVKVKEVKFKPTIEEHDFQFKLKHAREFIEKGNKVKLTCFFRGREILHPELGRRVVKKAIEELKDISQVESSSQMGKTLITVLAPFAKKKGEKKKKE from the coding sequence GTGAGAGTAGATCGAAGAGTACGCAGAGAGAGAAGAAGAGAACATAGACTCAATATGGAGATCAGAGTGCCCCAAGTACGGGTGAGTGGTCCTGATGGAGAGTCTCTTGGGATTATGCTAACCAAAGATGCTTTGAGACTGGCGGATGAAAAAGGCCTTGATCTTGTGGAAATAGCACCGATGGCATCGCCGCCTGCATGTAAGATCATCGATTACGGAAAATTGCTTTACGAGAAAGCGAAAAAGGAAAAGGAATCGAAAAAATCCCAGCACCAGGTGAAAGTCAAAGAGGTAAAGTTTAAACCGACGATTGAAGAGCATGATTTTCAATTTAAACTGAAACATGCAAGAGAGTTTATAGAAAAGGGAAACAAGGTAAAATTGACATGTTTTTTCCGAGGACGTGAGATTTTACACCCCGAGCTTGGAAGACGCGTTGTAAAAAAAGCGATAGAAGAGCTTAAAGATATTTCACAAGTTGAGTCGTCTTCCCAGATGGGAAAAACACTCATTACTGTATTAGCGCCTTTTGCAAAGAAGAAAGGTGAAAAGAAAAAAAAGGAGTAG
- the folC gene encoding Bifunctional protein FolC — protein MFEFFYSLTRKDKNEKGLFDVLTLAKKLSVDRVPFEMVHIAGTNGKGSVATMLHATSTHAGISSGLFTSPHITHPKERIKVGDEEIEENQLLSLAESVYAIIKKQSLDVGFFGIMLMCALWYFKEKHVEIAFIEAGIGGLLDSTNIITSMLSIITTIGEDHIDILGRSEIEIAKQKAGIIRYKTPVVLGSSANRKEIIELAQAKLAPTFIVQRGANFIEENEKIAKKALDLLSTRFSFTMEDVQTGLQTKPKARFEKLEDQIYLDAAHNLDAIKALVKLLPKTPVCVCLSFSKDKNAFQIVEFLKTRVESLHVFHFEHPRAMSANTLKALIKDIPNAIYFSNFEKAFDKAKQKGAFILITGSFYFMDQCLNNVVSKNPI, from the coding sequence ATGTTTGAGTTTTTCTATTCGCTCACCCGAAAAGACAAGAATGAAAAAGGACTTTTTGATGTATTGACGCTTGCCAAAAAACTCAGCGTGGACAGGGTCCCTTTTGAAATGGTGCATATTGCAGGTACCAATGGCAAAGGAAGTGTGGCGACCATGCTGCATGCAACTAGCACACATGCAGGTATATCTTCTGGATTATTTACCTCTCCACACATTACGCACCCCAAAGAAAGAATCAAAGTGGGAGATGAAGAGATTGAAGAGAATCAACTTTTATCTTTGGCAGAAAGTGTCTACGCGATAATAAAAAAGCAATCGCTAGACGTTGGCTTTTTTGGCATCATGTTGATGTGCGCGCTATGGTATTTTAAAGAAAAACATGTCGAAATAGCTTTTATTGAAGCGGGGATTGGGGGGCTTTTGGATAGTACCAATATCATCACATCGATGCTTTCTATCATTACGACGATCGGGGAAGATCACATAGATATTTTAGGAAGATCTGAAATTGAGATTGCAAAACAAAAGGCGGGCATTATTCGCTATAAAACACCTGTTGTATTGGGATCAAGTGCAAATAGAAAAGAGATCATTGAATTAGCACAAGCCAAGCTAGCACCCACGTTTATTGTACAAAGAGGTGCTAATTTTATCGAAGAGAACGAGAAGATTGCTAAAAAAGCATTAGATCTTCTTTCAACGCGTTTTTCTTTCACCATGGAAGATGTCCAAACGGGCCTACAAACAAAACCAAAAGCACGTTTTGAAAAGCTTGAAGATCAAATCTATCTTGATGCAGCGCATAATTTAGATGCCATCAAAGCTTTAGTCAAATTACTGCCCAAAACCCCTGTGTGTGTCTGTCTTTCTTTTTCTAAGGACAAGAATGCTTTTCAAATAGTGGAATTTTTAAAAACACGTGTAGAATCGCTTCATGTGTTTCATTTTGAGCATCCAAGAGCAATGAGCGCAAACACACTAAAAGCATTGATAAAAGATATCCCTAATGCCATCTATTTTTCTAACTTTGAAAAGGCTTTTGATAAAGCCAAACAAAAAGGAGCATTTATCCTCATTACAGGCTCTTTTTATTTCATGGATCAGTGCTTAAACAACGTTGTATCTAAAAACCCAATTTAA
- the yciV gene encoding 5'-3' exoribonuclease, which translates to MFRADLHTHTTFSDGTCDPKELILLAKEKGLDGLAITDHDNVDAFFEVKTFAKDKLPLLCGIELSCEHVSKSVHVLGYGFDPDIMRDFCVHFLELRMQRNEKICRNLQNAGFKISLDALKGSYKKALGRPQIANYLVETKQISSFQQAFVQYIGNHASCYVEGYRLSIQEAIEKIHLANGKALIAHPHLLKDPILFKELIAMPFDGIEAYYASFTKSQCLPFLEVANQKQWIVTGGSDFHGNIKSNMLGSSFTNEETFSELYV; encoded by the coding sequence ATGTTTAGAGCCGATTTACACACGCACACCACATTTTCTGATGGAACCTGTGACCCCAAAGAACTCATTTTACTTGCCAAAGAAAAAGGATTAGATGGACTTGCGATCACAGATCATGATAATGTCGACGCCTTTTTTGAAGTTAAAACGTTTGCAAAAGATAAATTGCCCCTTTTGTGTGGAATAGAGCTTTCGTGTGAACATGTTTCAAAAAGTGTGCATGTATTAGGATATGGATTTGATCCTGATATAATGCGAGATTTTTGTGTGCATTTTCTTGAATTAAGAATGCAGCGCAATGAAAAAATCTGTCGCAATTTACAAAATGCAGGGTTTAAAATCTCGTTAGATGCTCTTAAAGGCAGCTACAAAAAAGCTCTGGGCAGACCTCAAATTGCCAATTATTTGGTGGAAACAAAGCAAATAAGCTCTTTTCAACAAGCATTTGTGCAATATATTGGCAATCATGCTTCTTGCTATGTCGAAGGATATCGCCTAAGCATTCAAGAAGCGATTGAAAAGATCCATTTGGCCAATGGTAAAGCGCTCATTGCTCATCCACATCTTCTTAAAGATCCGATACTTTTTAAAGAACTGATTGCCATGCCTTTTGATGGTATTGAAGCTTACTATGCCTCGTTTACCAAAAGTCAATGTCTACCTTTTTTAGAAGTGGCAAATCAAAAGCAGTGGATTGTCACAGGAGGCAGTGATTTTCATGGGAACATTAAATCAAATATGCTAGGTTCTTCTTTTACCAATGAAGAGACCTTTTCTGAGTTGTATGTTTGA
- the murB gene encoding UDP-N-acetylenolpyruvoylglucosamine reductase, whose product MFEENVEIKSVVHFNIGGLARYFCVVKTIEEMKKAVQFAKDKKVKYFILGKGSNLLFDDLGFCGLVIQNKIKHLHIDKTTVRVGSGYSFAYLGKKLSQMGLSGLEFASGIPGTVGGAVYMNASANVQAVEDVLSACTVLMPDGSIVQKTNQDLSFGYRTSIFQKNEWVILEVTFKLCKMQNAANMQKQLLDKRLSTQPYRAKSAGCCFKNPSQKLSAGQLIEECGLKGFSIGDAIISKKHANFILNKNNASSKDVKKLIETVQKKVKAKKGVDLELEIEVIDHV is encoded by the coding sequence ATGTTTGAAGAAAATGTCGAAATTAAATCCGTTGTACACTTTAACATTGGTGGTTTGGCACGCTATTTTTGTGTTGTAAAAACCATCGAGGAAATGAAAAAGGCTGTCCAATTTGCTAAAGATAAAAAGGTAAAATATTTTATTCTTGGCAAAGGATCGAATCTTTTATTCGATGATTTGGGATTTTGTGGACTTGTCATTCAAAACAAAATCAAACATCTTCACATTGACAAAACAACAGTAAGAGTTGGAAGTGGATATTCTTTTGCTTATCTTGGAAAAAAACTGTCGCAAATGGGTTTAAGCGGCCTTGAGTTTGCAAGTGGGATTCCAGGAACGGTAGGAGGTGCTGTCTATATGAATGCAAGTGCAAACGTACAAGCAGTAGAAGATGTCTTATCAGCATGCACCGTCTTAATGCCTGATGGATCAATTGTGCAAAAAACCAACCAGGATTTGAGCTTTGGCTATCGTACATCGATTTTTCAAAAAAATGAGTGGGTGATTTTAGAGGTAACTTTTAAGCTTTGCAAGATGCAAAATGCAGCAAACATGCAAAAACAGCTCTTAGACAAAAGATTATCAACGCAGCCTTATCGCGCCAAGAGTGCAGGCTGTTGTTTTAAAAATCCTTCTCAAAAACTATCTGCGGGGCAACTGATCGAAGAGTGTGGCTTAAAAGGCTTTAGTATTGGAGATGCTATTATATCTAAAAAACATGCCAATTTTATTCTCAACAAAAACAACGCCTCATCAAAAGATGTCAAAAAACTGATCGAAACGGTGCAGAAGAAAGTCAAAGCGAAGAAGGGAGTGGATTTAGAGTTAGAAATAGAGGTGATCGATCATGTTTAG
- a CDS encoding hypothetical protein (N utilization substance protein B homolog) has translation MPLTKKKQRELVLQTLFATTCVPLDESFVAFLMDMHKITKKQAHGVETQVSAIQKKQTIIETLIQKSVKGYALKRITKIELCILQLLMYEILEEKLDFAIAVSEGLRLCKKYSNPESMPFVHAILDAIKAYV, from the coding sequence ATGCCGCTAACAAAAAAAAAACAACGTGAACTTGTTTTGCAAACACTTTTTGCAACGACATGCGTGCCCCTAGATGAATCCTTCGTAGCTTTTTTAATGGACATGCATAAAATCACAAAAAAACAGGCACATGGGGTTGAGACTCAAGTGAGTGCGATTCAAAAAAAGCAAACAATCATTGAGACATTGATCCAAAAGAGTGTTAAAGGATATGCCTTAAAAAGAATTACAAAAATAGAACTCTGCATTTTACAACTACTCATGTATGAGATTCTAGAAGAAAAATTGGATTTTGCAATTGCGGTTTCAGAAGGATTGAGATTGTGTAAAAAATATTCCAACCCAGAATCGATGCCTTTTGTTCATGCGATTTTGGATGCCATTAAAGCATATGTTTGA
- the cdaA gene encoding Cyclic di-AMP synthase CdaA, with the protein MESMSFDVFTPFIEIAIMTIIFNYLLSFFWNTRSMDLVIGFLALLILYGASYLFELPVLYQILHVIVSVAVFAVLIIFQPELRIALSKINLKGRRRREMGGFDSFLENLTSSIYRMSEKRIGCIVIIQNIDSLDEFARGGVQLNAAFSSELLESIFMTSTPMHDGAVIINSNTIVSAACILPLSQNTQQLKKIMGTRHRAGLGISEITDAQVIIVSEETGRVATAREGVLAPDVKQDRFKGILRSVFDPQKPAHKSKTFREWIRQ; encoded by the coding sequence ATGGAGTCCATGAGCTTTGACGTTTTTACGCCTTTTATTGAAATTGCGATCATGACGATCATTTTCAACTATCTGCTTTCCTTTTTTTGGAATACGCGTTCTATGGATCTTGTGATTGGTTTTTTAGCTCTATTGATTCTTTATGGGGCCTCTTATCTCTTTGAATTACCTGTATTATATCAAATCCTCCACGTGATTGTGAGTGTGGCTGTCTTTGCTGTTTTGATCATTTTCCAGCCAGAGTTGCGCATTGCGCTTTCAAAAATTAATTTAAAAGGACGGCGCAGAAGAGAAATGGGAGGTTTTGATTCGTTTTTAGAGAATCTTACAAGTTCTATCTATCGCATGTCGGAAAAACGCATTGGATGCATTGTGATCATTCAAAATATAGATTCTTTGGATGAATTTGCACGCGGTGGCGTGCAGCTAAATGCAGCATTTTCATCTGAGCTATTAGAATCTATTTTCATGACATCGACTCCAATGCATGATGGTGCTGTCATTATCAATAGTAATACGATTGTTTCTGCAGCGTGCATATTACCTCTTTCTCAAAATACACAACAACTTAAAAAAATTATGGGAACACGTCATCGAGCAGGCCTTGGTATTAGTGAAATTACAGATGCACAAGTGATCATTGTCTCTGAAGAAACAGGTCGCGTCGCGACTGCTAGAGAAGGTGTGCTTGCACCCGATGTAAAACAAGACCGTTTTAAAGGTATTTTAAGAAGTGTTTTTGATCCTCAAAAACCCGCGCATAAGTCAAAAACATTTCGGGAGTGGATTCGTCAATGA
- the lpxL gene encoding Lipid A biosynthesis lauroyltransferase: MKVVQFIAAESIFWCLRALSLLPYSFLYSLSKKLGWLLYYTYPKFRKRALSNLSLAKDLNLDEKALKKTALESFQNLALTILEYGYIAKKNNFQSLIHVTNPDVLPTVKKQYGSIVFFSSHFANWEIPFLDLCTKTQAIAIGRPIKNPYLYARLTSLRESTGGKMTEPKNAISIATKALKSGICVGMVADQGLQESSYKQPFLGRVATNTTAPALLAYKTNKPLIVGTSFRDDKQQPITYHAPIFPNQKKPLKQEVHRMMNEALAIIENAVKKNPSQWLWVHNRWKMPTSIFVKKKYRYESMLIILPDDPIFAKKITLFDTIYPHHFITVMHPKNIIPNINAKKIAYQSIQDLFKKDYSYKLVFDFTNSKALKRFYKKLAVLTYVFGKTIQQKRSKEDFLTHFDTIFTHFIQYD, translated from the coding sequence ATGAAAGTTGTTCAATTCATCGCAGCAGAAAGCATTTTTTGGTGTCTTAGAGCTCTGAGCTTATTGCCCTACTCTTTTCTCTATTCTTTGAGTAAAAAACTAGGATGGCTCCTTTATTATACCTATCCCAAATTCCGAAAAAGAGCGCTCAGCAATCTAAGTCTTGCAAAAGACCTCAATTTAGATGAAAAAGCTCTAAAAAAAACAGCTCTTGAGTCCTTTCAAAATTTAGCCCTCACCATCTTAGAATATGGCTATATTGCAAAAAAAAATAACTTCCAATCCTTAATCCATGTCACCAATCCAGATGTATTGCCCACAGTAAAAAAACAATACGGCTCTATTGTCTTTTTCTCCTCCCATTTTGCAAATTGGGAAATTCCCTTTTTAGATCTTTGTACAAAAACACAAGCGATCGCCATCGGTCGCCCTATTAAAAATCCTTATTTGTACGCACGCCTCACCTCTTTGAGAGAATCGACAGGAGGTAAAATGACTGAGCCCAAAAACGCTATTTCAATAGCTACAAAGGCTCTAAAATCTGGAATTTGTGTGGGAATGGTCGCAGATCAAGGCTTGCAAGAAAGTAGCTACAAACAACCCTTTTTAGGTAGAGTTGCCACAAATACAACAGCACCTGCTCTTTTAGCCTACAAAACCAATAAACCTTTAATTGTGGGCACTTCTTTTCGTGATGATAAGCAACAACCCATCACATATCATGCGCCCATTTTCCCCAACCAAAAAAAACCCTTAAAGCAAGAAGTTCACCGCATGATGAATGAAGCTCTGGCTATCATTGAAAACGCCGTCAAAAAAAATCCATCGCAATGGCTCTGGGTACATAACCGTTGGAAAATGCCCACCTCTATTTTCGTGAAAAAAAAATACCGCTATGAAAGCATGCTCATCATTCTTCCAGACGATCCTATCTTTGCTAAAAAAATCACCCTTTTTGACACCATCTATCCCCATCATTTTATCACTGTAATGCACCCTAAAAACATCATCCCTAACATCAACGCCAAAAAAATCGCCTATCAATCGATACAAGATCTATTTAAAAAAGACTACTCTTACAAACTCGTGTTTGATTTTACCAATTCTAAAGCGCTCAAACGTTTTTACAAAAAACTCGCTGTGTTAACTTATGTCTTTGGAAAAACGATTCAGCAAAAGCGATCCAAAGAAGATTTTTTAACCCATTTTGATACTATTTTTACCCATTTCATACAGTATGACTAA
- the rsmE gene encoding Ribosomal RNA small subunit methyltransferase E: MTKRYFLKDIPNVGKTASLEEEEHHHLKHVMRKKIDHKIELFDGKGLSAIATIESIEKNHSRLKILSQKKDPKKAYALTLFQALIKPQSIEELIEKVTEIGIDRVVFFPSKHSEIQILSKQKHNRLDTIVLNSCKQSYRNTFLEIQVIPSLKDAMALCQNGVVGSLSQTSTIIPKKDMGIWVGPEGGFTREEEELLLKKYTPFKLHQNVLRAKTAAMCLSSHFEYLLAQTFS; encoded by the coding sequence ATGACTAAACGTTACTTTCTAAAAGATATTCCTAATGTTGGCAAAACAGCTTCTTTAGAAGAAGAAGAACATCACCACCTAAAACACGTCATGCGTAAAAAAATAGACCACAAAATAGAGTTGTTTGATGGAAAAGGGTTATCTGCTATCGCCACAATCGAATCTATTGAAAAAAACCATTCAAGGCTCAAAATCCTCTCCCAAAAAAAAGACCCTAAAAAAGCCTATGCACTCACACTTTTTCAAGCGCTAATAAAACCTCAATCCATTGAAGAATTGATAGAAAAAGTGACAGAAATCGGCATCGATCGCGTAGTCTTTTTTCCTTCCAAACACTCTGAAATTCAAATATTATCAAAACAAAAACACAATCGCTTAGATACTATTGTGCTAAATAGCTGCAAGCAATCTTATCGAAATACATTTTTGGAAATCCAAGTGATTCCATCTTTGAAAGATGCCATGGCACTTTGTCAAAATGGAGTTGTAGGCTCTTTATCTCAAACAAGCACAATCATACCTAAAAAGGATATGGGAATTTGGGTAGGACCTGAAGGAGGATTTACAAGAGAAGAAGAAGAGCTTCTCTTAAAAAAATACACGCCTTTTAAACTACACCAAAATGTTTTAAGAGCAAAAACTGCAGCTATGTGTCTGTCTTCTCACTTTGAGTATCTTCTGGCTCAAACGTTTTCATAG
- the pyk gene encoding Pyruvate kinase, with the protein MHAKTKMICTVGPSTSSKKSLEQLIDAGMDIARINFSHGKQDEHQAVILAIQELRKKTTRPLGIMLDTKGPEVRVGILEKPLELKKKERFELVDQKEYTKSNQIPVSPISFFQKLKLGTSILFDDGYITTKVVDIKKTSVIVEIENPGSLSSQKGINIPNVDLELPFLTQKDRSDIEFGCKLGVEFIAASFVSRKEDILELRRFLDEIKYPDVLIIAKIENTSGIKHFDAILSASDGIMCARGDLGVEVEPSMVPQLQKMMIQKCHVAAKPIIIATQMLESMIHHPRATRAEISDVANAIYEGASCLMLSGETAVGKYPIEAASLMKKVSLEIEQDIDYKIAFQNNREVSHDIASCTTNAVVESAYALKAKAIFSYVTSSYTVRLIARLRPSMPILALTDNANTYHQLSLIWGVSAFLSNSCKTPDDLLCVLEKKALESDLANKEDIVVVVAGFPFGIAGSTNMLLIHQIS; encoded by the coding sequence ATGCATGCAAAAACCAAGATGATTTGCACAGTTGGTCCTAGTACAAGTTCAAAAAAAAGTCTAGAACAGTTGATCGATGCTGGAATGGATATTGCGCGCATCAATTTTTCTCATGGCAAACAAGATGAGCATCAAGCGGTGATTTTGGCCATTCAAGAATTAAGGAAAAAAACTACGCGGCCACTTGGGATTATGCTCGATACGAAGGGACCTGAAGTGCGTGTGGGCATTTTAGAAAAGCCCCTAGAACTTAAAAAAAAAGAGCGCTTTGAGCTTGTCGACCAAAAAGAGTATACAAAATCCAATCAAATTCCAGTTAGTCCGATCTCCTTTTTTCAAAAGTTGAAACTCGGAACAAGCATTTTGTTTGATGATGGATATATCACCACAAAAGTTGTCGATATTAAAAAGACAAGCGTGATTGTTGAGATTGAAAATCCAGGAAGTTTAAGTTCGCAAAAAGGCATCAATATTCCCAATGTGGATCTAGAATTGCCTTTCTTAACGCAAAAAGATCGATCTGATATTGAATTTGGTTGCAAATTGGGAGTGGAGTTTATTGCCGCGTCTTTTGTCAGCCGCAAAGAAGACATTTTGGAGCTACGCCGATTTTTAGATGAAATCAAATATCCAGACGTGCTCATTATTGCAAAGATAGAAAATACAAGTGGAATCAAGCATTTTGATGCAATTTTGTCTGCAAGCGATGGCATCATGTGTGCAAGAGGTGATCTTGGGGTGGAAGTAGAGCCTAGCATGGTGCCACAGCTGCAAAAAATGATGATTCAAAAATGCCATGTGGCGGCAAAGCCGATCATCATTGCCACACAAATGCTAGAATCTATGATTCACCATCCAAGAGCCACGAGAGCTGAGATTTCCGATGTGGCCAACGCGATCTATGAAGGCGCTTCTTGTTTGATGCTTTCTGGAGAAACTGCTGTGGGCAAATATCCCATTGAAGCGGCAAGTCTAATGAAAAAAGTGAGCTTAGAAATTGAACAAGATATCGATTATAAAATTGCTTTCCAAAACAATCGTGAAGTATCTCATGATATTGCTTCATGTACCACCAATGCAGTTGTAGAGTCGGCGTATGCGCTCAAAGCAAAAGCGATCTTTTCCTACGTGACATCTAGCTATACAGTACGCTTAATTGCACGTCTGCGTCCATCTATGCCTATTTTAGCACTTACAGATAATGCAAACACATACCACCAATTGTCTCTGATTTGGGGAGTTAGTGCGTTTTTATCCAATTCTTGCAAAACGCCCGATGATCTTTTGTGTGTTTTAGAAAAAAAAGCTTTGGAGTCAGACCTTGCCAACAAAGAGGATATTGTGGTTGTTGTTGCAGGTTTTCCATTTGGCATTGCAGGATCGACAAATATGTTGCTTATCCATCAAATTTCTTGA